In Daucus carota subsp. sativus chromosome 4, DH1 v3.0, whole genome shotgun sequence, one DNA window encodes the following:
- the LOC108215631 gene encoding uncharacterized protein LOC108215631 has product MGVELETNKEQSGPTAPLILGLQPAALLDHVARVDASLLSQIPGESGGSFPVDIEELRHILNELNTHTLSSTDDKSATKTIAGGSVANTIRGLAAGFGVSCGIIGAFGDDEQGNLFVDNMSSYGVNLSRLRKKSGHTAQCVCLVDALGNRTMRPCLSSAVKVQADELTSDDFKGSKWLVMRYSAYNLEVIHEAVRIAKKEGLSVSLDLASFEMVRKFRIPLLQLLKSGNIDLCFANEDEATELLRGEEIADPEAALEFLGKHCQWAVVTLGPNGCIVKHKNEIVRVPAIGEAKAVDATGAGDLFAGGFLYGLVKGLSVEECCKVGACSGGAVIRSLGGEVSPENWQWMYKHMKTKGLSIPSSSVMSSEY; this is encoded by the exons ATGGGTGTAGAATTGGAGACTAACAAGGAGCAGAGTGGCCCAACAGCTCCACTCATATTGGGCCTTCAACCAGCTGCTCTACTGGACCATGTTGCCAGGGTTGATGCATCTCTCCTCTCCCAGATTCCTGGTGAATCTGGTGGATCTTTCCCT gTTGATATTGAAGAGCTCAGACATATTCTCAATGAGCTTAATACCCATACTCTCTCTTCCACTGATGATAAGTCTGCTACAAAAACTATAGCTGGTGGCAGCGTGGCCAATACTATTCGAGGACTGGCTGCCGGCTTTGGGGTCTCTTGTGGAATTATTGGAGCTTTTGGGGATGATGAGCAAGGGAACTTGTTCGTGGATAACATGAGCTCTTACGGAGTGAACCTCTCAAGATTGCGTAAGAAGAGCGGACACACGGCCCAA TGTGTTTGCCTGGTTGATGCATTGGGAAATCGTACGATGAGACCTTGTCTCTCCAGTGCTGTTAAAGTCCAG GCAGATGAATTAACTTCTGATGATTTTAAAGGTTCAAAG TGGTTAGTAATGAGGTATAGTGCATACAATTTAGAAGTTATACATGAAGCTGTTCGAATAGCCAAGAAAGAAGGCCTTTCTGTGTCCCTAGATTTGGCCAGTTTCGAG ATGGTTAGAAAGTTTAGAATACCACTTCTACAGTTATTGAAATCGGGAAATATTGACCTGTGTTTCGCCAATGAGGATGAAGCAACAGAACTGCTTAG GGGAGAAGAAATTGCTGATCCTGAAGCCGCACTTGAGTTTTTAGGCAAGCACTGCCAATGGGCTGTGGTGACTTTAGGCCCCAATGGATGCATAGTGAAGCACAAGAATGAG ATAGTTCGAGTTCCAGCTATTGGCGAAGCAAAGGCAGTTGATGCTACAGGAGCTGGTGATCTGTTTGCAGGTGGATTTTTATACGGGTTGGTAAAAGGGCTATCGGTTGAGGAATGCTGCAAAGTGGGCGCATGCAGTGGTGGGGCCGTCATTCGTTCTCTTGGAGGTGAGGTGTCACCGGAAAACTGGCAGTGGATGTACAAACATATGAAGACCAAAGGACTATCTATCCCTTCCTCATCAGTAATGTCATCTGAGTACTAA